The genomic interval TGAAGTTTTTTATTTTGTCTGTGTTTCTTAAATTTAAATTTTCTTTTAGTTTTCCTATTACTTTTATTCTTTTATTTTCTTTATTTATTCCTAAGGATATTTGTAAATTTTTATTCCCTATTAGTTTAAAACCTTTGTTTGGTTCATCATAATATAGTGAAAACCAATGTTTTTTCCATGATTTGAATTTAGGATATCCTGTTTCATTGTTGAAAAATTTTTTGTATGTTTCTTTTAGTCTTATTGCTGTGTTTTTGAGTGGTGATGAATGTACTGAATTCAAAAAAACAAACTCTTGTTTTAGTATTGGAACTTGATTTCTTAAGTTCCTTCCTGCCAAGAGTTTTTTGTCATTATTATTTTCTCTATAATCTTTTATTGTCATTTCCAAAAGATAATTGTATAGCCAATTACATATTTTAGATTGTCCATCTAGAATTAACTCATCTTCTTTTGTAAAGATAACTTCTATTTTTCTATTGAATATCATTACATTCATACACCGCCTTCGGCTATTTGAATAGTTCATCTTCCCATCTTCTTAGAGTTGATTTTGAAACTCCTAAATATTCACTTGCTTCTTTTATAGTAAGTTTTATAATAATCACCTCTTACTTATAAAGTATAGTATAAACTTATTTAATATGCAAAGTTTTTAAGTAACTTTAATTAGTTTTAGGTATACTGTTTTATTGCCCCAAACTTTTAGCTATTCTAATTGATGGAATATTATTCTTATCCACTAAATATATAGGTAATATATCATTATCAAAACACCACTTGATTGCTTCTAATGTAACTGATTTTCCATAGCCTCTTCCAGCATATTCTTTGGATGTTCAAACAAAAATATTTCCACAATTAAAATCAATGTCTGATATTACTGCATATGATACTATCTTTTTACTATCTACAATATTATACTAACACCACATTATTTGCTGGCAGAATAGATGAAGTCAAAAGCAGCAAAGAAATAGCTATTAGAGAAAGAGCAAAAAATTTGAGATAAAAATAAATAAGTCAAGGAAATATTCCTTGACTTATTTAGATAAAAGCAAAATTACCACAATGATTATAAATGGAAGTATCATAAAAAACATTCCCAATGGTCTTCCTACATTGACAGTCCAACCTACCCCAAATCTCTTTTCAATAAATATAGCTGGATCATCTGGATTGTAATATATCGAATTTCCAAGTTTCCAAAATACATCATCATCTCTATTCTTTTCTTCATACTCACCTTCACCATCAAGCTTAAGTCTACTGCCACCTTGCCCCACTTTTATGGAGATGACAATACTATATACTATTATAATTCCTGTAAATATAAAGAATAGACTTACAATAGTATTCACACTTCCACCTATTATCCCAAAAGAGTACAAACTAGCCAGTGTAAAAAGAAAATTCATACCTATACCCATAACTAACATATATATGGACCAAGTTCTTCTAAATATAATATTTCTCTTCACTGATTCTTCTGGATTTTTAGAACTTATTTCTTGTTTTGACCAACCTATGGTTTTATACATAAAAAAGTACAAAATTCCCATTCCGAATTGAAGTAAAGGCATGAACCATATAAAAGAAGTTTTATCCATATATCCATTTATATTGCCTTGGATATCCCAGTGGCTAGGAATTTTTTCAGGCAAAGTAGGAGCTAAACTTAGTCCAACCGCTAAATTCAATAGAGCTATAACTATTGGAATCAAAAACCACCAAGGCGATATATTGCCTGCTTTAACTTTTTCCTTGCTAAATTTCATATCTACTACTACTTCTTCTTTTAGTTTTTCCCAATTTTCTTCCTGTTTCAATTTCTTCACTTTACGATTTGCACGTAAATAAACTAAAAATAGTACTGCTATATAAATAAAAATAGGCAAAGAAGAAACAACAACTATATTGTCATAAAAATATGCCCAAAGAGAAAGCAACATTATTGATGGAATACTTGCTATTATGTTTTCAAATACATACTCCTTATATATTTTCTTGAGTTCTGTATTTTCTAATTCTTTTTCTGGTATCCTAATTCCAAAATATATGTTTTTTCTAGTCATTTTAGGTGTAAGTATTTGCAAAACCAACAAAATAATATAAAAAGACAAGTTCATAATTAGAATATAAATCCTATCTTCCATTTTCTCTCTCCCTCCTGCTTTCAATATACTCGTCAAAATAAATTTCGCATTGTTTTAAAAATTCATCTTTTCCCATTCCCCTACAATAAGCATCAGCAACAATAAATTTAAGTTCCTTTTCCAAACTATCATAGTATTCTTTAGTTGCTTTAGGAAATGTATCTTTGACCATAGCACCTTTTCTTCTATCTATAACTAGATATCCCTCATCTTTTAAAACATTGTATGCTTTGTTCACAGTATGCAAATTTATGCCAATATCTTCTGCCAACTGTCTAACTGAAGGCAATTCCTCTCCTATATTTAATTCTCCCCTAGCTATACCTTCAATTATTTGTCTCCTCAGTTGCTCGTAAATGGGCATTTCTGATTCAAAGTCAATTTTTAGAATCATATTGTTTCACCCTTTCTATTTGTTATATATATTATATAACAGCAATGATGACATTGCAACTATTTTTTTCATTTTTTTGAAGGATTTTATTAACTATTGTAGAATATACTACTAGTAGGTGATAAAAATGAAAAGTTTAGCTATTGACTTTTTAGAAAATTTTGAAATCAGGACAAATATCAAATTCTCTAATAGAGAGCTACTTACTTCTTACAAAGTAAATAAAGATATAAATGCAAGAAATGAACTTATAACAAACAATATGGGTCTTATATACACAGCAGCTAAAAAAAGAGCAAATTTAAATTCTTCTTTCACTTTTGAAGATTTAGTGCAAGAAGGAGTAATAGGAATGATAAAGGGAATAGAAAAGTTTGACTTAAACAAAAATACCAGCTTCTCCACATACATATATTATTGGATTACTCATCAGATGGATAGAGCTATTATGAACAATGGTAGACTCATAAGACTTCCTGCCCATATATGCGAAAAGGTAAATCAAATTAATCAAATAGAAAATGAAAATCAATCTCTAAACAAAGAAATCAGCCCAAAGTGCATACATCAAGAAGTAAAAATGAACGAAAAACAATACAATGATATAAATTACTATAGAAAAACTTATTATAGTTTTGTTTCCCTAAATACCACTATGAATTTAGATAATGAAGATTCTTATGCTGAACTTCAAGACTTTATTCCTTCAGATGAACCTTCTATTGAAGAAATAACTGTAGAAGAAGACTTAAAAGAAAATTTAAATAAGGTGTTAAATACCCTATCTCCTAGAGAAAAAGAAATATTAGAGCTTAGATTTGGTTTCAATGACAATGAGCCAAAAACTCTAGAAGAAATAGGAGAAAAATATCATCTCACAAGAGAAAGAATACGACAAATTGAATCCAAAGCAATAAATAAAATAAAATGCTCAAGCAACAAAAATATCCTTCAAGAATATTTAAGCTGCCCTTAACTAAGGCAGCTTATTTTCATATTCATAGTTTAATGCAAATTTTACTCTTTCTTCACAAGATGGATGGCTATAATACCATATTTTATATATATTACTTGGTCTAGGAAGTGCTAGACTTCCTTCATGAAGCTTTATAAGCGATGAAGCAGTAGCTTCTTTGTTCCTTGCCAATTCCAATTCAAACTTATCTGCCTGCCATTCCAATTGCCTAGAATAAGTACTCACAAAAGGTGAAGCAAAAAACATATAAAAGTTCAACACAAATATTAAAAGAGGAAGACATGCAATATCGTAGAGATACCTGAAACCAAAATCCCCATTGGAACCCCTTAGCATCCAAAGAGCAGTCTTATCTACTAAAAATAGCAACAATATAGTAGAAATCCCCCCTAAAATTATGCTTTTCCAAATATGTCCCTTTACATAATGACCTATTTCATGAGCTGTTATAGCTACTACTTCTTCTCTTTCCAGATTCTCTATGGTAGTATCCCAAAGTACAATTCTTTTAGACTTTAAAACTCCTGTCATATAGGCGTTCATCTCTTTTGTATCTGTACTTTTATCTACTTGATAAATTTTTGCATTTCCCACTTTAGCCTTCTCAAGTAAACCTTCTATATCTCTTTCAAGTTCCTTATCTTCCAATGCAGTGTATTTGTTAAATAATGGATCTATATACATAGGGCTTATGAAACTTGAAAAAAAATATACAGGAATTGATATGAGTCCTAAATACAGCCACCATCTATTTGGGCTCTTGTATATAAGATAAAATGGAAACCATATAAAAAGTAAGGATAAAACTAAATTTAGACCAAATCCTTTAAATACAACTTCAGCCCATCTTCCAATAGATTGATTTGAAAGGCCAAATCTATGCTTAACTACAAACCCGCTATAATAACCAATAGGAAGAGTCAATACGAAATCTATGAGAATATATAAAACTAAATATATGAGTATTATGTAGAATCTATTGTTAGCCCTATGTTCAGCAAATATTTTGATTTTACTTGACAATCCAGTAGTTAAGATTAAAAATGGAATCAAAAAACTTACAATTAAATTTACTGCCCAAATTTTCAAATTGGTTTTTCTGTAAGCATAGGCTTCCTTTGAAATATCGGGATATTCCAATTTTAACTTTCCCATATTCTTGTTTTCATTGACAAAAACTAGTGTTATGAAAAGTATTAGAAATAAAAAAAAGAAAACAAAAAATAATACTATTTTTTTATCCAATTTATCACTCCCTCTCTTATATATTATAAGTAACAATAAGGTCTCCTATTACATATTTTATATTAGAAACATAAGGAGGTGTATCTTCTATGATACAAAACAATATTGAAGCATCTGGATGTACTCCAGATCAACAATCAAGTCTACTATTTTTCTTTCTACTATTAGTAATCTTGTTCCAAGGACCATTGGATTGGTTATTTGGAAGTGACGATAGCTTATTGTTTTTCTTCTTGCTATTAGTTATTCTATTTTGTAACCCTTGTAGTTTTTGGTAATTTTCTAAATAGCCCTTGTGAAAAACAAATTTCACAAGGGCTTCTCATCATAAACCAAGATTATAGATCAATTTTGTTTTCTATCAAATATCCAGTACTCAAGAAAGCAGCTACTCCTATGACAATGGTATAAACCAAAGAACCAATATTCATAAAAGTTCTACCTCCAGCTGAAACTATCATACTTGCATTGTTAATACTCATAAAGTTCATGCTTCCAAGCATACTCATTTGATCTATAGCTCTTTGAGTAACCACCTTGAAACTGTTTAAATCTAAATAGTATGGAACTGCTTGGGTTATTTTTAAAGTAGTATATCCTATTAGACCATTTAAAATTAAAAATATTACAAACCACATTCCACCGATTTTTTTATTTCTAAAAGTAACTCTACCTAGTGCCATGGAAAAATAAATAAGTATCAAAGTCACTACTCCACTAATAAACATAGTCATTCCAACAGCTACAGTTTCCGTATTAAATACAGAAACTATTTCCCTAAAGCTTATATCAAATTCTATAAATCTTGAAAGCATAAATCCATTATATAATAGTATTACAACTCCTAATATAATGAACCACATAAGTGCCACCAATAATTTTGAACCTAATATCTGATTTCCTGTAAGAGGCAATGTAAAAGTTAAATATCCTCTGTCTTCATATAGTTCTTTTCTAAAAGAATCTACTATATATAAAAATGCTGCAAACAATGCTACAAACATGATGAGATAAGCCACACCACCTATAACTCCCATATTGGCCTGCTTAAATTGATAAGAATAGAATACTGTAGTAAGTATCAAAACTATTGCCAAAACTCCCAAAATAAATTTATAACTTCCTTTTATCTCATATTTCATATATCTGCCCATAATTATCCCTCCTATTCTCCAAATACTTCTTTATAGATTTCATCAATAGATTTGCCTTTTTCTTCTCTTAAAGCTTCCGCATTTCCCTTAAGCGCTATTTCTCCTTCCCTCAAAAACACTACATCATCAAATAAATTTTCCATATCTCTAACTAAATGAGTAGTTATAAGCATTGAACTACCTTCGTTGTAATTGTTTATTATAGCGTCTAATATTTTATCTCTAGCTACAGGATCTACTCCTGCAATTGGCTCATCTAATATATATAGTTTAGCTCTTCTAGACAATACTAAAGTTAAATTTAATTTTTCATTCATACCCTTTGATAGAGAGTTTATCTTCATATTTTTTTCAAGCTTCATAAAATGGAGAAGCTCTTCTCCCCTTTTTTCATCAAAGTCAGAGTAAAAATCCTTGTAAAATTCAAATGCATCTTCTATCGCCATCCAATTGTATAAAAAGTTTCTATCTGGCAGATAAGATACTATAGATTTTGTATATACTCCTACATTGTGCCCATCTATAAGTACTTCTCCTTTAGACTGCCTTAAAAGTCCAGTGAGTATTTTTATAAGTGTAGTCTTTCCACTTCCATTAGGTCCAAGTATTCCTACTACTTTTCCACTTTCAATATCTAAACTTAAATTGTTTAGTGCTTTTTTATTCAAATAATTCTTTGACAAACCCTTGATTTCAACTAAGTTGCCCATTTCTATTCCTCCTTTTCTTTGTTGTCCAATATTATTTCAACTATCTCTTTATATTCAAAACCCAGTTCCTTCATTTCGGAAATAAAGTTGTTGACAATATCTACTGCCATATCGTTTTTCAAACTTTTAATTATTTGGGCATCTTCTATGACAAAAGTCCCCATTCCTCTTTGAGTAAACACTAAATTTTCTCTTTCAAGTTCCTGATAAGTCCTCTGGACTGTATTTGGATTTACCTTTAATTCTGATGAAAGTTCTCTAACTGATGGCAATTTACCACCTCCGTTTATTTCCCCTGAAACTATTTTCTTTTTTATATAGTTCATTATCTGTATATAGATAGGTAGCTTATCATCAAATTCCATTTTTTCACCTCCATAAACATTACTGTATGTTAGTGCACTAACAATATAGTACACTAACATACACCTACTGTCAATAGGAAAATAAAAAAATGTAAGGGATTTTTTACCCTTACATTTCATCTATCTTGGATAATATCCATACCTCCAAGAATTATATGAGCTAATCCATAGCCAATCAAACCAGTAGCTACCATTGGCAATATTTCTTCTTTATCCATTCCATTCTTCTTCACATCTGGAACTCTCATTGCTATTCCACCTGCTGTAACTATTGTTCCAAGTATCATTGGAATTGTTCCTTGTCTCATAAAATCACCCTTTGTGAATTTATTTAAATCTTTATTTATTATATTTCAATATAGTTTATATATACCTGTTGCACTATCGTCACATTTATGAATTTAAGCTAATTTTTTCTTTAAAATAATATTAACACAATAGTATTTTAAGCATATTTTATAGTGAGAATAATTTCTTATTTCCTTATTGGGAGGTGTAAACAATGGCTGATAAACAATGTGGTCTATTTGGTGGAAGTTCTGATGATTCTCTACTATTTTTCTTCTTGCTTTTAGTTGTATTGTTCTGTGGTTCAGGATTTGGATGTGGCCGCTAAACGGCTAAAATAAATTAAGGAACCAGGTTTCGGTCCTGGTTCCTATTTTATTTTTTGTTTTTCTGCTCTTGGATCAGATACCACTTCATAGCCACCCATAGCGGCAAATGAAATCAATATAGCATTGATTAAAGTAAGTATCACTCCCTGAACTCCACTACCTGATTTTGCAAATACAAAAGTCAAGATAAGAGATATTATAAAAGTATAAAATCTTACAGCACCATCTCCAAAGCCTTTTTTTATAAAGCTTTTGGTAAACTGTACTATAATGCTGGTAGCAACCACCAGACCTGTAAAAGTGCCCAAAACATCTGGAGTCATAAAATTGTCATACATATCTTCACCACCATATTTTCATTATATATAAATAATATTTTGGCAAAGACCTCAATATGACAACAATTATATAAGATATTGACAAATTAATAGTTTGGGAGTAAAATAGAGATTAATATTTGTTAACTTAATACTGTAAAGTGATGAGGGAGATAAAAATACTAGTCTTCTAACTACAGAGAGCTGATATTTGGTGGAAATCAGTGTTAGAAATGTATATAATGATCACTCCTTAGCTTCCGATTTGAAATATTTTAAGTAAATGACGACGGTTTCCACCGATAAATGGATAGAGTTCAAGTAATTTTAAATTTATATTTACTTCGACTTGATTAAAGGCGATTATTTTAATCGTAAAATAGGGTGGTACCGCGAAAAGCTTTCGTCCCTATGAATATTTATAAATATTCATAGGGACGAAAGCTTTTTTTATATTTACTATTTTAGAGGAAGTAAAAAATAACTTTACAATAATTATGAAAGGAGATTTAAATTATGAAAAGAGACAGTTTTAGTTCAAAATTCGGAGTAATAGCAGCAGCAGCTGGCTCTGCTATAGGATTGGGAAATATATGGAGATTCCCATATATTGTTGGTAAAAATGGAGGAGCCGCATTTTTATTTGTTTATTTGATTTGTATAATTCTAATAGGTACTGTCATAATGATTTCAGAATTATCTTTAGGTAGAAAATCTCAGTCAAATCCATTTGGAGCATTTAAGATGCTCAAATCATCAAGCAATTGGAAATATGCTGGATTTCTAGCCATAGCTACCTCATTTATAATACTATCTTTTTACACAATCATAGCAGGATGGGTATTTTCTTATTTCTGTAGTTCCATAACTGGAAAGTTAGCAACTATAGCACCAGAAAATTTGGCCCCATACTTTCAAAACATTGCAAGTAATACTCCTGTTGTGCTTCTTTTTAATCTATTAATTATAGGTATTACAGCTTTCATAGTAATATCAGGTGTACAAGATGGAATAGAAAAATACAGCAAAATATTAATGCCAATACTGTTTTTTACCTTAGTGATACTAATTATTAGATCTGTAACTCTTGATGGTTCAATAGAAGGATTGGAATTTTTATTTAAGCCCGATTTCTCTCAACTTACTACAAAATCTGTACTAGAAGCTTTGGGACATTCTTTTTATTCTTTGAGTTTAGGAATGGGTATAATTATTACTTATGGAAGTTATACAAAAAATGAAGAAAACTTAGTTTCTCTATCATTGAAAGTCATAGCAGCAGATACAATTATTGCACTTATGTCTGGAATAGTTATTTTTCCAGCAGTATTTGCTTACGGTTTTGAACCAGAAATCGGTCCTCCACTTATATTCATCACCTTACCTGCTGTATTTCAAGAAATGCCCTTTGGTACAATTTTTGAGACTTTATTTTTCTTGTTGGTAGGTATTGCAGCTATAACTTCTACTATTTCACTTTTAGAAGTATCTGTGTCTTTCTTGACAGAAGAATTTAATT from Sporanaerobacter acetigenes DSM 13106 carries:
- a CDS encoding MerR family DNA-binding transcriptional regulator is translated as MIIIKLTIKEASEYLGVSKSTLRRWEDELFK
- a CDS encoding DUF1648 domain-containing protein: MEDRIYILIMNLSFYIILLVLQILTPKMTRKNIYFGIRIPEKELENTELKKIYKEYVFENIIASIPSIMLLSLWAYFYDNIVVVSSLPIFIYIAVLFLVYLRANRKVKKLKQEENWEKLKEEVVVDMKFSKEKVKAGNISPWWFLIPIVIALLNLAVGLSLAPTLPEKIPSHWDIQGNINGYMDKTSFIWFMPLLQFGMGILYFFMYKTIGWSKQEISSKNPEESVKRNIIFRRTWSIYMLVMGIGMNFLFTLASLYSFGIIGGSVNTIVSLFFIFTGIIIVYSIVISIKVGQGGSRLKLDGEGEYEEKNRDDDVFWKLGNSIYYNPDDPAIFIEKRFGVGWTVNVGRPLGMFFMILPFIIIVVILLLSK
- a CDS encoding GntR family transcriptional regulator encodes the protein MILKIDFESEMPIYEQLRRQIIEGIARGELNIGEELPSVRQLAEDIGINLHTVNKAYNVLKDEGYLVIDRRKGAMVKDTFPKATKEYYDSLEKELKFIVADAYCRGMGKDEFLKQCEIYFDEYIESRRERENGR
- a CDS encoding sigma-70 family RNA polymerase sigma factor, whose protein sequence is MKSLAIDFLENFEIRTNIKFSNRELLTSYKVNKDINARNELITNNMGLIYTAAKKRANLNSSFTFEDLVQEGVIGMIKGIEKFDLNKNTSFSTYIYYWITHQMDRAIMNNGRLIRLPAHICEKVNQINQIENENQSLNKEISPKCIHQEVKMNEKQYNDINYYRKTYYSFVSLNTTMNLDNEDSYAELQDFIPSDEPSIEEITVEEDLKENLNKVLNTLSPREKEILELRFGFNDNEPKTLEEIGEKYHLTRERIRQIESKAINKIKCSSNKNILQEYLSCP
- a CDS encoding M48 family metallopeptidase; amino-acid sequence: MDKKIVLFFVFFFLFLILFITLVFVNENKNMGKLKLEYPDISKEAYAYRKTNLKIWAVNLIVSFLIPFLILTTGLSSKIKIFAEHRANNRFYIILIYLVLYILIDFVLTLPIGYYSGFVVKHRFGLSNQSIGRWAEVVFKGFGLNLVLSLLFIWFPFYLIYKSPNRWWLYLGLISIPVYFFSSFISPMYIDPLFNKYTALEDKELERDIEGLLEKAKVGNAKIYQVDKSTDTKEMNAYMTGVLKSKRIVLWDTTIENLEREEVVAITAHEIGHYVKGHIWKSIILGGISTILLLFLVDKTALWMLRGSNGDFGFRYLYDIACLPLLIFVLNFYMFFASPFVSTYSRQLEWQADKFELELARNKEATASSLIKLHEGSLALPRPSNIYKIWYYSHPSCEERVKFALNYEYENKLP
- a CDS encoding ABC transporter ATP-binding protein, which translates into the protein MGNLVEIKGLSKNYLNKKALNNLSLDIESGKVVGILGPNGSGKTTLIKILTGLLRQSKGEVLIDGHNVGVYTKSIVSYLPDRNFLYNWMAIEDAFEFYKDFYSDFDEKRGEELLHFMKLEKNMKINSLSKGMNEKLNLTLVLSRRAKLYILDEPIAGVDPVARDKILDAIINNYNEGSSMLITTHLVRDMENLFDDVVFLREGEIALKGNAEALREEKGKSIDEIYKEVFGE
- a CDS encoding GntR family transcriptional regulator yields the protein MEFDDKLPIYIQIMNYIKKKIVSGEINGGGKLPSVRELSSELKVNPNTVQRTYQELERENLVFTQRGMGTFVIEDAQIIKSLKNDMAVDIVNNFISEMKELGFEYKEIVEIILDNKEKEE
- a CDS encoding asparagine synthase, with the protein product MRQGTIPMILGTIVTAGGIAMRVPDVKKNGMDKEEILPMVATGLIGYGLAHIILGGMDIIQDR
- a CDS encoding sodium-dependent transporter; its protein translation is MKRDSFSSKFGVIAAAAGSAIGLGNIWRFPYIVGKNGGAAFLFVYLICIILIGTVIMISELSLGRKSQSNPFGAFKMLKSSSNWKYAGFLAIATSFIILSFYTIIAGWVFSYFCSSITGKLATIAPENLAPYFQNIASNTPVVLLFNLLIIGITAFIVISGVQDGIEKYSKILMPILFFTLVILIIRSVTLDGSIEGLEFLFKPDFSQLTTKSVLEALGHSFYSLSLGMGIIITYGSYTKNEENLVSLSLKVIAADTIIALMSGIVIFPAVFAYGFEPEIGPPLIFITLPAVFQEMPFGTIFETLFFLLVGIAAITSTISLLEVSVSFLTEEFNLSRKKATLLLSIGLFLLSIPSTLSFGAWSELKVFSLTLFDLFDYVASYIFLPVGGILTCIFVGWVWGTKNAFKEISSNGMYSFKGYNIYNIIIKYLAPIAIFIILLYSTNIIKL